One region of Cottoperca gobio chromosome 19, fCotGob3.1, whole genome shotgun sequence genomic DNA includes:
- the LOC115025106 gene encoding glucose-induced degradation protein 4 homolog has product MPVPAGYLSDSPAAAFASSASLIPPPPINTQQPGVVTSLLYSGSKFRGHQKSKGNSYDVEVVLQHVTMEDSYLCGYLKIKGLTEEYPTLTTFFAGEIISRKRPFLTRKWDADEDVDRKHWGKFQAFYQYAKTFNSDDFDYEDLKNSDFIFMRWKEQFLVPDHTIKDISGASFAGFYYICFQKSTATIEGYYYHRSSEWYQSLNLTHVPEHSAAIYEFR; this is encoded by the exons ATGCCTGTCCCCGCTGGATACCTCAGCGACTCCCCCGCCGCGGCCTTCGCATCCTCGGCCTCGCTTATCCCACCGCCACCGATAAACACCCAGCAGCCCGGTGTTGTCACCTCGCTGCTGTACAGCGGCTCCAAGTTCAGGGGCCACCAGAAGAGCAAAGGGAACTCTTACGACGTGGAAGTTGTTTTGCAG CATGTCACCATGGAGGATTCCTACTTGTGTGGCTACCTAAAGATAAAAGGACTGACTGAG GAATACCCAACTCTGACCACGTTCTTCGCCGGAGAGATCATCAGCAGGAAGCGGCCGTTTCTCACCCGGAAATGGGATGCGGATGAGGATGTGGATCGTAAGCACTGG GGCAAGTTCCAGGCCTTCTACCAGTATGCAAAGACATTCAACTCGGATGATTTTGACTATGAGGATCTGAAGAACTCTGACTTTATTTTCATGAGGTGGAAG GAGCAGTTCCTGGTCCCTGACCACACAATAAAAGACATCAGTGGAGCTTCTTTTGCTGGATTCTACTACATATGCTTCCAGAAATCCACAGCAACTATCGAGGGCTACTACTACCACAGGAGCTCCGAATG
- the atpaf2 gene encoding ATP synthase mitochondrial F1 complex assembly factor 2: MFRSLVKLRCPFGNILSPNKVCTSQHLRFAVKYSSATEERKRFYQDVSISQGEGGLYEINLDRKKLKTPGGKLFTAPNEALAIGVATEWDAQKDTLKYYSMHLTTLCNTALDNPTGRNEKQMISAALKFLDTDTICYRVDEPHSLVELQKNEWDPVLHWIEDRYNVTIGSSSSILGPEIPKATKDTFRQHLNSYNFWSLTGLEFVITQLKSVVLAIGMIDRHLSVEQAVLLSRLEEEYQIQHWGNVEWVHDYDMYELRARTAAGALFVHLSSESSTVKRKLMQD; encoded by the exons ATGTTTAGGAGCCTTGTTAAACTTCGTTGTCCGTTTGGAAATATCCTCTCTCCCAATAAAGTGTGCACAAGTCAGCACCTTCGGTTTGCTGTGAAATACTCCTCAGCCACAGAAG aaagaaaaagattttaTCAAGATGTCAGTATATCCCAAGGTGAAG GTGGTTTATATGAGATAAACTTagacagaaagaaactgaaaactCCTGGAGGGAAGCTGTTCACGGCGCCAAATGAAGCCCTGGCCATCGGCGTGGCAACCGAGTGGGATGCTCAAAAGGACACACTCAAGTACTACTCGATGCACCTG ACGACACTGTGCAACACAGCTCTGGACAATCCCACCGGACGTAACGAGAAGCAAATGATCAGTGCTGCTCTGAAGTTCCTGGATACTGATACTATCTG TTACAGAGTAGATGAGCCCCACAGTTTGGTCGAGCTACAGAAGAATGAGTGGGACCCTGTGCTGCACTGGATTGAAGACAG ATATAATGTCACTATTGGCTCCTCGTCCAGTATTTTGGGCCCTGAGATCCCAAAGGCAACTAAAGACACATTTCGGCAACACCTGAATTCTTACAACTTCTGGTCCCTGACAG GTCTTGAGTTTGTCATCACCCAGCTGAAGTCTGTTGTTCTGGCGATTGGGATGATTGACAGACATCTCAGTGTGGAACAGGCTGTGCTGCTCTCCAGACTGGAGGAGGAATACCAG ATTCAGCACTGGGGAAACGTGGAGTGGGTCCACGACTACGACATGTACGAGCTGAGGGCACGAACTGCTGCTGGAGCTCTTTTTGTTCACCTCTCATCTGAGAGTTCAACTGTCAAACGCAAACTTATGCAGGACTGA
- the tom1l2b gene encoding TOM1-like protein 2 isoform X2 produces MEFLLGNPYSTPVGHCIERATDGSLQNEDWTLNMEICDIINETEDGPKDAIRAVKKRLNGNRNYREVMLALTVLETGVKNCGHRFHALVTSRDFIDGVLVKIISPKNNPPTIVQDKVLALIQAWADAFRSSPDLTGVVQIYEELKRKGIEFPMSELETLSPIRTPQRLASAPEGDSTLQKFSTPPQPPPQAAFPPQAAFPPQAAFPPQAAFPPAYTTPQVPDIHASGSINPTPDQICRLRSELDVVRGNTKVMSEMLTEMVPGQEDASDYELLQELNRTCRSMQQRIMELISCVSSEAVTEELLHVNDDLNNIFLRYERYERFRSGRSSAQSVNNGQVLSEATEDNLIDLGPGSPAVVSNIPNAAPTGLPPSITAPAGRPSSPATLASRLAVLDVGADSVSSTLSSLSSCKPPPGQDDFDVFAQTRTGALPEPRNTLSSAAEDGNASDDLPPTLDVQQPTAGAKGDEGEEGVTSEEFDKFLEERAKAAEMVPGLPSPPSGEPGRSAWNAQPQEAREAGGRFVRHVDRPSFRPDLQPSSIARGQPDPTLKHTRLRSDSTLRRYTAEISTCSPSKKKKKKKKKGNRSCAPLNPHKKEKSKHMACSDATMDLTHTMSETTRQPASSSSSSRVTNLPPPAVDRRASCCSSSYK; encoded by the exons ATGGAGTTCCTTCTGGGAAATCCTTACAGTACCCCAGTGGGGCATTGCATTG AGAGAGCCACTGATGGCTCTCTGCAAAACGAAGACTGGACCCTTAACATGGAAATATGTGATATCATTAATGAAACAGAGGATGG gccAAAGGATGCCATTAGAGCAGTGAAGAAGAGGCTGAATGGCAACAGGAACTACAGGGAAGTCATGTTGGCTTTAACG GTCCTGGAGACGGGTGTGAAGAACTGCGGCCATCGTTTTCATGCGTTGGTCACTAGCAGGGACTTCATTGATGGTGTGCTCGTTAAAATAATCTCCCCTAAAAACAATCCACCGACAATCGTTCAAGATAAAGTGCTCGCCCTGATTCAG GCATGGGCTGATGCGTTCAGGAGCAGTCCGGACCTTACAGGCGTGGTCCAAATCTATGAGGAGCTAAAGAGGAAAGGCATCGAGTTCCCCATGTCAGAACTGGAGACCCTGTCACCTATACGCACACCTCAGCGG TTGGCATCAGCTCCAGAGGGCGACTCCACCTTACAAAAGTTCAGCACCCCTCCCCAGCCCCCACCACAGGCTGCTTTCCCACCACAAGCTGCTTTCCCACCACAGGCTGCTTTCCCACCACAGGCTGCTTTCCCACCAGCCTACACCACCCCTCAGGTCCCCGACATTCATGCCTCTGGATCCATCAACCCTACACCTGATCAG ATTTGCCGGCTGCGCAGCGAGCTGGACGTTGTGCGTGGCAACACGAAGGTGATGTCAGAGATGTTGACTGAGATGGTCCCGGGACAGGAGGATGCTTCAGACTATGAGTTGTTACAG gagctgAACAGGACTTGTAGATCCATGCAGCAGAGGATAATGGAGCTCATCTCCTGTGTTTCCAGTGAGGCAGTGACTGAGGAGCTGCTGCATGTCAACGATGACCTCAATAACATTTTCCTTCGCTACGAAAg GTACGAGAGGTTTAGGTCTGGAAGGTCCTCGGCTCAGAGTGTCAACAATGGG CAGGTCCTGAGCGAGGCTACGGAGGACAACCTCATAGACCTCGGCCCGGGATCCCCAGCGGTGGTCAGCAACATACCCAACGCAGCCCCAACCGGCTTGCCCCCCTCCATCACAGCCCCCGCGGGAAGGCCCTCCTCCCCGGCCACCTTGGCCTCCCGCCTGGCCGTCCTCG ACGTGGGCGCTGACAGTGTGAGCAGCACCCTGAGCTCCCTGTCGAGCTGTAAGCCTCCGCCGGGTCAGGATGACTTTGATGTGTTTGCTCAGACGAGGACCGGCGCTCTGCCTGAACCGCGCAACAC TCTCAGCTCTGCGGCGGAGGACGGGAACGCCTCCGACGACCTTCCTCCAACTCTGGATGTCCAACAGCCGACGGCAGGAGCG AAAGGGGATGAAGGTGAAGAAGGCGTGACCAGTGAAG AGTTCGACAAGTTCCTCGAGGAGAGAGCCAAAGCTGCGGAGATGGTCCCCGGCCTGCCGTCGCCCCCTAGTGGCGAGCCGGGCCGCAGTGCATGGAACGCCCAGCCGCAAGAAGCCAGAGAGGCCGGAGGACGCTTTGTTCGCCATGTAGACCGTCCATCGTTTAGACCTGATCTCCAGCCGAGCAGCATCGCCCGAGGACAGCCTGACCCGACACTAAAACACACCCGCCTCCGTTCTGATTCAACACTACGCCGTTACACAGCAGAGATTTCTACGTGCTCtccttctaaaaaaaaaaaaaaaaaaaaaaaaaaagggaatcgTTCATGTGCTCCGTTAAATCCTcacaagaaagagaaaagcaaacacaTGGCCTGTTCTGATGCGACGATGGATCTCACCCACACGATGTCAGAGACTACGAGGCAGcccgcttcctcctcctcctcctcacgtGTGACGAATCTCCCGCCGCCTGCTGTGGACCGCAGAGCTTCATGCTGCAGCTCATCCTACAAATAG
- the tom1l2b gene encoding TOM1-like protein 2 isoform X1, translating to MEFLLGNPYSTPVGHCIERATDGSLQNEDWTLNMEICDIINETEDGPKDAIRAVKKRLNGNRNYREVMLALTVLETGVKNCGHRFHALVTSRDFIDGVLVKIISPKNNPPTIVQDKVLALIQAWADAFRSSPDLTGVVQIYEELKRKGIEFPMSELETLSPIRTPQRLASAPEGDSTLQKFSTPPQPPPQAAFPPQAAFPPQAAFPPQAAFPPAYTTPQVPDIHASGSINPTPDQICRLRSELDVVRGNTKVMSEMLTEMVPGQEDASDYELLQELNRTCRSMQQRIMELISCVSSEAVTEELLHVNDDLNNIFLRYERYERFRSGRSSAQSVNNGVLSEATEDNLIDLGPGSPAVVSNIPNAAPTGLPPSITAPAGRPSSPATLASRLAVLDVGADSVSSTLSSLSSCKPPPGQDDFDVFAQTRTGALPEPRNTLSSAAEDGNASDDLPPTLDVQQPTAGAGVGGQSSVMDDIEEWLCTDVKGDEGEEGVTSEEFDKFLEERAKAAEMVPGLPSPPSGEPGRSAWNAQPQEAREAGGRFVRHVDRPSFRPDLQPSSIARGQPDPTLKHTRLRSDSTLRRYTAEISTCSPSKKKKKKKKKGNRSCAPLNPHKKEKSKHMACSDATMDLTHTMSETTRQPASSSSSSRVTNLPPPAVDRRASCCSSSYK from the exons ATGGAGTTCCTTCTGGGAAATCCTTACAGTACCCCAGTGGGGCATTGCATTG AGAGAGCCACTGATGGCTCTCTGCAAAACGAAGACTGGACCCTTAACATGGAAATATGTGATATCATTAATGAAACAGAGGATGG gccAAAGGATGCCATTAGAGCAGTGAAGAAGAGGCTGAATGGCAACAGGAACTACAGGGAAGTCATGTTGGCTTTAACG GTCCTGGAGACGGGTGTGAAGAACTGCGGCCATCGTTTTCATGCGTTGGTCACTAGCAGGGACTTCATTGATGGTGTGCTCGTTAAAATAATCTCCCCTAAAAACAATCCACCGACAATCGTTCAAGATAAAGTGCTCGCCCTGATTCAG GCATGGGCTGATGCGTTCAGGAGCAGTCCGGACCTTACAGGCGTGGTCCAAATCTATGAGGAGCTAAAGAGGAAAGGCATCGAGTTCCCCATGTCAGAACTGGAGACCCTGTCACCTATACGCACACCTCAGCGG TTGGCATCAGCTCCAGAGGGCGACTCCACCTTACAAAAGTTCAGCACCCCTCCCCAGCCCCCACCACAGGCTGCTTTCCCACCACAAGCTGCTTTCCCACCACAGGCTGCTTTCCCACCACAGGCTGCTTTCCCACCAGCCTACACCACCCCTCAGGTCCCCGACATTCATGCCTCTGGATCCATCAACCCTACACCTGATCAG ATTTGCCGGCTGCGCAGCGAGCTGGACGTTGTGCGTGGCAACACGAAGGTGATGTCAGAGATGTTGACTGAGATGGTCCCGGGACAGGAGGATGCTTCAGACTATGAGTTGTTACAG gagctgAACAGGACTTGTAGATCCATGCAGCAGAGGATAATGGAGCTCATCTCCTGTGTTTCCAGTGAGGCAGTGACTGAGGAGCTGCTGCATGTCAACGATGACCTCAATAACATTTTCCTTCGCTACGAAAg GTACGAGAGGTTTAGGTCTGGAAGGTCCTCGGCTCAGAGTGTCAACAATGGG GTCCTGAGCGAGGCTACGGAGGACAACCTCATAGACCTCGGCCCGGGATCCCCAGCGGTGGTCAGCAACATACCCAACGCAGCCCCAACCGGCTTGCCCCCCTCCATCACAGCCCCCGCGGGAAGGCCCTCCTCCCCGGCCACCTTGGCCTCCCGCCTGGCCGTCCTCG ACGTGGGCGCTGACAGTGTGAGCAGCACCCTGAGCTCCCTGTCGAGCTGTAAGCCTCCGCCGGGTCAGGATGACTTTGATGTGTTTGCTCAGACGAGGACCGGCGCTCTGCCTGAACCGCGCAACAC TCTCAGCTCTGCGGCGGAGGACGGGAACGCCTCCGACGACCTTCCTCCAACTCTGGATGTCCAACAGCCGACGGCAGGAGCG GGAGTCGGAGGTCAGTCCTCTGTCATGGATGACATAGAGGAGTGGCTGTGTACTGATGTG AAAGGGGATGAAGGTGAAGAAGGCGTGACCAGTGAAG AGTTCGACAAGTTCCTCGAGGAGAGAGCCAAAGCTGCGGAGATGGTCCCCGGCCTGCCGTCGCCCCCTAGTGGCGAGCCGGGCCGCAGTGCATGGAACGCCCAGCCGCAAGAAGCCAGAGAGGCCGGAGGACGCTTTGTTCGCCATGTAGACCGTCCATCGTTTAGACCTGATCTCCAGCCGAGCAGCATCGCCCGAGGACAGCCTGACCCGACACTAAAACACACCCGCCTCCGTTCTGATTCAACACTACGCCGTTACACAGCAGAGATTTCTACGTGCTCtccttctaaaaaaaaaaaaaaaaaaaaaaaaaaagggaatcgTTCATGTGCTCCGTTAAATCCTcacaagaaagagaaaagcaaacacaTGGCCTGTTCTGATGCGACGATGGATCTCACCCACACGATGTCAGAGACTACGAGGCAGcccgcttcctcctcctcctcctcacgtGTGACGAATCTCCCGCCGCCTGCTGTGGACCGCAGAGCTTCATGCTGCAGCTCATCCTACAAATAG
- the tom1l2b gene encoding TOM1-like protein 2 isoform X3, whose amino-acid sequence MEICDIINETEDGPKDAIRAVKKRLNGNRNYREVMLALTVLETGVKNCGHRFHALVTSRDFIDGVLVKIISPKNNPPTIVQDKVLALIQAWADAFRSSPDLTGVVQIYEELKRKGIEFPMSELETLSPIRTPQRLASAPEGDSTLQKFSTPPQPPPQAAFPPQAAFPPQAAFPPQAAFPPAYTTPQVPDIHASGSINPTPDQICRLRSELDVVRGNTKVMSEMLTEMVPGQEDASDYELLQELNRTCRSMQQRIMELISCVSSEAVTEELLHVNDDLNNIFLRYERYERFRSGRSSAQSVNNGQVLSEATEDNLIDLGPGSPAVVSNIPNAAPTGLPPSITAPAGRPSSPATLASRLAVLDVGADSVSSTLSSLSSCKPPPGQDDFDVFAQTRTGALPEPRNTLSSAAEDGNASDDLPPTLDVQQPTAGAGVGGQSSVMDDIEEWLCTDVKGDEGEEGVTSEEFDKFLEERAKAAEMVPGLPSPPSGEPGRSAWNAQPQEAREAGGRFVRHVDRPSFRPDLQPSSIARGQPDPTLKHTRLRSDSTLRRYTAEISTCSPSKKKKKKKKKGNRSCAPLNPHKKEKSKHMACSDATMDLTHTMSETTRQPASSSSSSRVTNLPPPAVDRRASCCSSSYK is encoded by the exons ATGGAAATATGTGATATCATTAATGAAACAGAGGATGG gccAAAGGATGCCATTAGAGCAGTGAAGAAGAGGCTGAATGGCAACAGGAACTACAGGGAAGTCATGTTGGCTTTAACG GTCCTGGAGACGGGTGTGAAGAACTGCGGCCATCGTTTTCATGCGTTGGTCACTAGCAGGGACTTCATTGATGGTGTGCTCGTTAAAATAATCTCCCCTAAAAACAATCCACCGACAATCGTTCAAGATAAAGTGCTCGCCCTGATTCAG GCATGGGCTGATGCGTTCAGGAGCAGTCCGGACCTTACAGGCGTGGTCCAAATCTATGAGGAGCTAAAGAGGAAAGGCATCGAGTTCCCCATGTCAGAACTGGAGACCCTGTCACCTATACGCACACCTCAGCGG TTGGCATCAGCTCCAGAGGGCGACTCCACCTTACAAAAGTTCAGCACCCCTCCCCAGCCCCCACCACAGGCTGCTTTCCCACCACAAGCTGCTTTCCCACCACAGGCTGCTTTCCCACCACAGGCTGCTTTCCCACCAGCCTACACCACCCCTCAGGTCCCCGACATTCATGCCTCTGGATCCATCAACCCTACACCTGATCAG ATTTGCCGGCTGCGCAGCGAGCTGGACGTTGTGCGTGGCAACACGAAGGTGATGTCAGAGATGTTGACTGAGATGGTCCCGGGACAGGAGGATGCTTCAGACTATGAGTTGTTACAG gagctgAACAGGACTTGTAGATCCATGCAGCAGAGGATAATGGAGCTCATCTCCTGTGTTTCCAGTGAGGCAGTGACTGAGGAGCTGCTGCATGTCAACGATGACCTCAATAACATTTTCCTTCGCTACGAAAg GTACGAGAGGTTTAGGTCTGGAAGGTCCTCGGCTCAGAGTGTCAACAATGGG CAGGTCCTGAGCGAGGCTACGGAGGACAACCTCATAGACCTCGGCCCGGGATCCCCAGCGGTGGTCAGCAACATACCCAACGCAGCCCCAACCGGCTTGCCCCCCTCCATCACAGCCCCCGCGGGAAGGCCCTCCTCCCCGGCCACCTTGGCCTCCCGCCTGGCCGTCCTCG ACGTGGGCGCTGACAGTGTGAGCAGCACCCTGAGCTCCCTGTCGAGCTGTAAGCCTCCGCCGGGTCAGGATGACTTTGATGTGTTTGCTCAGACGAGGACCGGCGCTCTGCCTGAACCGCGCAACAC TCTCAGCTCTGCGGCGGAGGACGGGAACGCCTCCGACGACCTTCCTCCAACTCTGGATGTCCAACAGCCGACGGCAGGAGCG GGAGTCGGAGGTCAGTCCTCTGTCATGGATGACATAGAGGAGTGGCTGTGTACTGATGTG AAAGGGGATGAAGGTGAAGAAGGCGTGACCAGTGAAG AGTTCGACAAGTTCCTCGAGGAGAGAGCCAAAGCTGCGGAGATGGTCCCCGGCCTGCCGTCGCCCCCTAGTGGCGAGCCGGGCCGCAGTGCATGGAACGCCCAGCCGCAAGAAGCCAGAGAGGCCGGAGGACGCTTTGTTCGCCATGTAGACCGTCCATCGTTTAGACCTGATCTCCAGCCGAGCAGCATCGCCCGAGGACAGCCTGACCCGACACTAAAACACACCCGCCTCCGTTCTGATTCAACACTACGCCGTTACACAGCAGAGATTTCTACGTGCTCtccttctaaaaaaaaaaaaaaaaaaaaaaaaaaagggaatcgTTCATGTGCTCCGTTAAATCCTcacaagaaagagaaaagcaaacacaTGGCCTGTTCTGATGCGACGATGGATCTCACCCACACGATGTCAGAGACTACGAGGCAGcccgcttcctcctcctcctcctcacgtGTGACGAATCTCCCGCCGCCTGCTGTGGACCGCAGAGCTTCATGCTGCAGCTCATCCTACAAATAG